The genomic interval GAAACCGATATAGATCCTAATTTTGATTCATCTTCTGATATAGAAATAAAATTGCCGTTATCAAAACTCAGAATATTAAGAACAAACTTCCTCCCTAGAGAATTTGAGAATATCTCAATAGGATAATTATTTGGCATTATCTACAATCAGAGTAAATCCTATATTGTTAAATCTTTCTCTGAGTTAATTTTTGAACAAGTATCTATATTATTCAGGTAATTCTAAATACTATTTAGATAAATGAAAAATTTGCAAATAGATGAAACTACATACAAACGACTCCAGTCTTTGCTTGAAGAGTTCATTTCTACTAAAAAACAAGATTTGGATATGAATGATTTGCTAAATGATCTAATTGACAATTACCAGGAATCACAATGGGGAACGCTTGGAGCTAGTGCGGGAGGCGGATGAAGCTGATGAATGGAGGGGGAAGGAGAAGAATCACTGACTAATGTGTTGTCAGTTGTATGTTCATGTACAAAAAAATAATGAATAAAATAAGGTCATGATCTTTATTGTTGTAGTTGCTCATTTCTCATATCTCTGACATTCATTTAGGATATTCTCAATTTAACCTTCAAGAAAGAGAAGAGGATTTATACGAAGTTTTTGAGGAGTCTATTGAAAAATCGATAAAGGAACATGTAAAGGCCATAATTTTATCTGGAGATATATTCCATAATCCAAAACCAAATGGTGCTCCTATAGTTAAATTGGCTAGAGAACTTAAGAAGCTAAAGGAGAAATCCATTTTAGTCTTTTTCATACTAGGTGAGCATGACATTAGTAGGTCCAATGATGTCCCTTTGCCTTATTTGTTTCATAATTTGGGATTAGCAAGACGACTAAAGCCAGATTCTCCCGTCCAAATTGGAAAAGTGTTAATTTATGGCTTTAACAAAGAGCGCCGCTCAAATATTGAGAATGGGTTGATAAAACCTTTCAAAATGTTGGAATCTGTAGTAAAAAGTGATGAACAAAAATACACGCTTGACAATATACGACCTAGCAAAATATTAGTGCTTCATCAGGGATTAAATGATTTTAATAAATTTGCAGGTGAAATATCCTCAAATGATCTTCCATCAGGATTTGACTATTACGCTATGGGTCATTATCATGACCATATCGAAAAACGCTTTTCTTGTATTAATGATGGTTTGGTTGCATATCCCGGTTCAATTGATCTGGGTCACAGTGAACCGATTTCGAATGTTGAAAAGGGGTTCTTAATCGTTGATATATCTGAGGGTTCAACAGCCGTAAATACTCATTGGGAAAAATTAGAGCGAAGGCGACCGCAGCTTTCATATCAAATTGATTACTCTGACCTTGGTATCACATTGAATTCCATAAATGAGGAATATTCTGCTTCTTCTAAGAAACCAATTGTCGATCTTCAAGTATTTGGCACTAATATAGATCAAAAAAATTTAGCCAGGCAGTTAATGTCATTGGAAAATACAACTCTATATTTCAATTGGAGTATTGCTGATACGCAAGTTTCGGATATCTCTGGATATTCTTATGATGAAGACAAAAGATTTGATATGGATAAAGAAATGTCGACACTAATCCAAAAATCGTTGGGTTCGAAACCTCTAACCAATCTAAGCATGGATCTAATCGAAGCATTTAACGAAAATAGTAACTTTACATACGATGATGTACTTGATAAAAACAAGAAAACACAAATTGCTAAATTTCTATGGGAATTTTATGAATCT from Candidatus Nitrosocosmicus hydrocola carries:
- a CDS encoding metallophosphoesterase family protein codes for the protein MLISHISDIHLGYSQFNLQEREEDLYEVFEESIEKSIKEHVKAIILSGDIFHNPKPNGAPIVKLARELKKLKEKSILVFFILGEHDISRSNDVPLPYLFHNLGLARRLKPDSPVQIGKVLIYGFNKERRSNIENGLIKPFKMLESVVKSDEQKYTLDNIRPSKILVLHQGLNDFNKFAGEISSNDLPSGFDYYAMGHYHDHIEKRFSCINDGLVAYPGSIDLGHSEPISNVEKGFLIVDISEGSTAVNTHWEKLERRRPQLSYQIDYSDLGITLNSINEEYSASSKKPIVDLQVFGTNIDQKNLARQLMSLENTTLYFNWSIADTQVSDISGYSYDEDKRFDMDKEMSTLIQKSLGSKPLTNLSMDLIEAFNENSNFTYDDVLDKNKKTQIAKFLWEFYESNKSSYEDQKIGNKSVPSIEEER